From Paenibacillus sp. PL2-23:
TCATAGCTCGGAATAATAAATGTTGCAATAGCTGTGAACGCTACGACGATAACCATCAGATTGCTGACGATGCCCGCCTGCACAGCGGTCTGTCCCAGCACAATACCGCCCACAATGCCAACGGTCTGGCCGATAGGGGAGGGCAGACGGATACCGGCTTCCCGCAGCATTTCCAGCGTAATTTCCATGATCAGCGCTTCTATAAAGGGCGGGAATGGAACGCTTCCTCTCACCTCGCCTATCGTCAGCAGCAATTCCAGGGGAATAATCTCATAATTAAACGAGATGATCGCAATATAGATGGATGGCAGGAACAAGGCCATCAGCAATCCCAGGAAACGAAGTATCCGGATAAACGAAGCGACGATCCAGCGCGTTCCGAAATCATCGGTGCTTTGGAAAAACGCATTCATGGTGGATGGACCAATCACCACGCTGGGGGAGCGATCCACCACCACACAAAATCTGCCCTGCAGCAGCTCGGAGGCTGTCACATCGGGACGCTCTGTCATCAGAAATTGAGGGAATGGGGAATAAGGATTGTCTTCAATCCATTCAATGAGCATACCGGTATTCAATACACTGTCGACCTGAATACGGCTGATGCGGCCTTTCAGCTCCTCCAGCAGCTCGGGGTTGGCAATATCTCCAATCGATATAACGGCAATCTTAGTCTGAACCCGATCCCCAATTGTCACTTCCTCAATGTTCAATTCGCGATTGGCTACATATCTGCGTATCATCGCAATGTTCTGGCTGTACGTTTCCGTAAATCCGAGATGAGCGCCCTTCAGAGTCGCCTCCAGCTGAGGCTCTTCTATAGCTCGCTCTGGCCATCCCTGTGCGTTCATCATGCGAGCCACGTTGCTGCCCGCCTCCAGGACGACACTGAAGCCGTTCAGAAGCGCAGACTCCAGCTCGTCCAATGTCGATGTCTGTACCAGGAAAGGAGCCGTGGACTCCATCATGTCGATATCGCCGCTCTCCAGCACAGGCTTCACCATATAGGTATGAATAATGGCTTTGTCAGTTAATCCATCCATGTATATCAAGGCGATCTGCCGCTCTAGCCGCGGGCTCTGCAGGACACGAACAACCAGGTCGGGAGCGCTGTTGAAGCGGCGATTCAACTCCAACAGATTGGCTTGCAGATCCTGGCTGATTTCATTTGTCATCTTTATCGTCGTACCCATTCAATTCCCCCCTTGCTTCTAATTATTTCCTTGGAGGGTTGGCAGTATTCGACAGATCTAGTTCCAAAGACTTATTCGTGCAATCGGACAGATATGTTAGCATTAAAGCTAAATGGATAATTTTGCAATCGTGGAGGCGAGCTCATGCACGTTCTGAAGGA
This genomic window contains:
- a CDS encoding spore germination protein; this encodes MGTTIKMTNEISQDLQANLLELNRRFNSAPDLVVRVLQSPRLERQIALIYMDGLTDKAIIHTYMVKPVLESGDIDMMESTAPFLVQTSTLDELESALLNGFSVVLEAGSNVARMMNAQGWPERAIEEPQLEATLKGAHLGFTETYSQNIAMIRRYVANRELNIEEVTIGDRVQTKIAVISIGDIANPELLEELKGRISRIQVDSVLNTGMLIEWIEDNPYSPFPQFLMTERPDVTASELLQGRFCVVVDRSPSVVIGPSTMNAFFQSTDDFGTRWIVASFIRILRFLGLLMALFLPSIYIAIISFNYEIIPLELLLTIGEVRGSVPFPPFIEALIMEITLEMLREAGIRLPSPIGQTVGIVGGIVLGQTAVQAGIVSNLMVIVVAFTAIATFIIPSYDMGAAIRFIRFPMMIISAMFGITGIVIGAMILIGHLISLESLGTPYSSPLMPIRIADWKDSIIRLPIWLLKKRPQSVPAQQGVRMGDHNREEGNA